The following proteins are encoded in a genomic region of Polynucleobacter paludilacus:
- a CDS encoding GntR family transcriptional regulator codes for MNTKLINRPLYEDVADRLRGQIFAHELAPGSWLDEQSLAVQFGISRTPMREAIKLLAAEGLVTIKLRRGAYVTEVERTDLEQIFTVLSLLEGEAAKEAALKANESQLNQLDDVHHRLEKAAADRDIEQFFEINVKFHELILDIAGNKWLNGVIGDLRKVLKLQRKDSLNRTGRLQNSLLEHRQILEAILKGDAKAAEMAMRKHLAQGLEAAR; via the coding sequence ATGAATACAAAACTGATTAATCGCCCCCTATATGAGGATGTCGCAGACCGCCTCAGAGGACAAATCTTTGCCCATGAACTAGCTCCAGGGAGCTGGCTAGATGAGCAAAGCCTGGCTGTTCAGTTTGGGATTAGCAGGACTCCGATGCGAGAAGCCATTAAATTATTGGCTGCTGAAGGACTTGTGACGATTAAATTGCGCAGAGGCGCCTATGTCACTGAAGTTGAACGAACTGATTTAGAGCAAATCTTCACTGTGCTCTCCCTTCTGGAGGGCGAAGCTGCTAAAGAGGCAGCACTAAAGGCCAATGAATCCCAATTAAATCAATTAGATGACGTTCATCATCGCCTAGAAAAAGCGGCAGCGGATCGCGATATCGAGCAATTTTTTGAAATTAATGTGAAATTTCATGAGTTGATTCTCGATATCGCTGGGAATAAGTGGTTAAACGGGGTTATTGGTGATTTGCGGAAAGTCCTCAAGCTGCAAAGAAAAGACTCCCTGAATAGAACCGGGCGATTGCAAAATTCTCTGTTAGAGCACAGGCAAATATTGGAGGCCATCCTGAAAGGGGATGCGAAGGCAGCTGAGATGGCAATGCGCAAACATCTAGCCCAAGGTTTAGAGGCGGCGAGGTAG
- a CDS encoding c-type cytochrome, protein MKFAFITTLVFCCVGLANAANIEKGQALVEKGNCTSCHGAGLNAPILPVYPRLAGQPADYLYYALHAYQVGGSNAKYGRNNAIMAGQVQSYSEQDLKDIAAYVSSLPGTLVIKK, encoded by the coding sequence ATGAAATTTGCATTCATCACTACTCTTGTATTTTGTTGCGTTGGCTTGGCCAATGCCGCCAACATTGAAAAAGGTCAGGCTTTGGTAGAGAAGGGTAATTGCACCTCCTGTCATGGTGCTGGACTCAATGCGCCAATTCTGCCGGTCTACCCACGTTTGGCTGGTCAACCTGCCGATTACCTTTACTATGCATTACATGCCTACCAAGTTGGTGGCAGCAATGCGAAGTACGGTCGCAATAACGCCATCATGGCAGGCCAAGTTCAATCCTACTCAGAACAGGACTTAAAAGATATCGCTGCTTATGTATCTTCTTTGCCAGGGACTTTAGTAATTAAAAAGTAA